From a region of the Helianthus annuus cultivar XRQ/B chromosome 5, HanXRQr2.0-SUNRISE, whole genome shotgun sequence genome:
- the LOC110941983 gene encoding shikimate O-hydroxycinnamoyltransferase-like, translated as MHHHVMDGMSAMHFINTWCDMARGLGITLPSFIDRTLLRAQDPPQPVFDHVEYHTDPTIPSDETKTVYSIFRLTRDQLNTLKAKSKEADASTISYSTFEIVSGHVWKCVCKARGLGDNQATKLKIAVDGRARLQPPLPPGYFGNVIFTAAAKVTAGEIQSKPFWYASSKIHNALAMMTNDHLKSALNYLEQHLDIKREDYMHTNLQVISWAGIPIHNADFGWGRPIYMGPARIPSGGRCYVLPSLINDGSLSIIIGLEVEQMKLFSKLLYATIIDPFISRL; from the coding sequence ATGCACCATCATGTCATGGATGGGATGTCTGCGATGCACTTCATTAACACATGGTGCGATATGGCTCGTGGCCTTGGCATCACTCTCCCATCTTTCATAGACCGGACCCTCCTCCGTGCACAAGACCCACCACAACCTGTTTTTGACCACGTCGAATACCACACAGATCCAACGATCCCATCAGATGAAACCAAAACCGTCTACTCAATTTTCAGGTTAACACGAGACCAACTCAATACGCTAAAAGCAAAATCAAAGGAAGCTGATGCTAGCACGATCAGTTATAGCACTTTTGAAATTGTCTCGGGCCATGTTTGGAAGTGCGTGTGTAAAGCCCGTGGGCTGGGAGACAATCAGGCCACCAAGCTCAAAATTGCAGTCGATGGACGGGCCCGCTTACAACCACCACTTCCACCTGGCTATTTTGGAAATGTAATCTTTACAGCCGCTGCTAAAGTGACTGCTGGCGAAATTCAATCCAAGCCTTTCTGGTACGCTTCAAGTAAAATCCATAATGCTTTAGCGATGATGACTAACGATCATCTAAAATCAGCACTCAATTATCTAGAACAACACCTGGATATAAAGCGTGAGGATTATATGCACACGAATCTTCAAGTAATAAGTTGGGCTGGTATCCCAATTCACAACGCTGACTTTGGATGGGGCCGGCCCATCTACATGGGCCCTGCACGGATCCCATCAGGAGGTAGGTGTTATGTGTTACCAAGCCTGATAAACGATGGGAGCTTATCGATCATCATTGGGCTGGAGGTTGAACAAATGAAGCTTTTCAGCAAATTGTTGTATGCAACAATAATTGATCCTTTTATCAGTAGGTtatag
- the LOC110939422 gene encoding shikimate O-hydroxycinnamoyltransferase has protein sequence MEIAVRESTMVRPAKETPSKKLWISSLDLMAPNYHTPVVYFYRPNGAVSFFDTKVMKDALSRALVAFYPMAGRFVQDQDGRVEIDCQGQGALFFEAESNGVVDDFGDFAPQMKFLKLVTMVDYSLGIESYPLLVLQVTYFKCGGVSLTVSMHHYLADGPSAMHFINTWADMARGLDINLPPFIDRTLLRARDPPQPTFEHIEYHPDPTMPLQVPSDETETNFSIFKLTRDQLNLLKAQSKEDGNTINYSSFEILSSHVWKCVCKARGLPDDQGTKLDIPTDGRARFQPHLPPGYFGNAIFTTAVIATAGEIQPKPTWYAASKIHNALVNMNSDYLKSALDYLEQHLDQKPKVSYKYTNLRIISWARLLIHEADFGWGRPIFMGPTSIPLGSCYFLPSPINDGSLSIIIGLEAEQMKLFSKLLYAI, from the coding sequence ATGGAGATCGCGGTAAGAGAATCGACGATGGTAAGGCCCGCAAAGGAGACACCGAGCAAAAAGCTATGGATCTCTAGCCTCGATCTCATGGCCCCAAATTACCACACGCCAGTGGTGTATTTTTACCGGCCCAATGGTGCTGTCAGCTTCTTTGATACGAAAGTGATGAAGGATGCTTTGAGCAGGGCGTTAGTTGCATTTTATCCAATGGCAGGGCGATTTGTACAAGACCAAGATGGTCGGGTTGAGATTGATTGTCAAGGACAAGGTGCGTTGTTTTTTGAAGCCGAGTCTAATGGTGTGGTCGATGATTTTGGTGACTTTGCGCCCCAAATGAAGTTCTTGAAACTCGTTACAATGGTGGATTACTCCCTAGGAATTGAATCCTATCCTCTGCTGGTCTTGCAAGTGACTTACTTCAAATGTGGTGGAGTTTCGCTAACAGTTTCAATGCACCATTATCTTGCGGATGGGCCATCCGCGATGCACTTTATAAACACATGGGCGGATATGGCTCGTGGCCTTGACATCAACCTCCCACCCTTCATAGACCGAACCCTCCTTCGTGCACGGGACCCACCACAACCCACTTTTGAGCACATCGAATATCACCCAGATCCAACAATGCCGCTCCAAGTCCCATCAGATGAAACCGAAACTAACTTCTCAATTTTCAAATTAACACGAGACCAACTCAATTTGCTCAAAGCACAATCAAAGGAAGATGGGAACACAATCAACTACAGCTCTTTTGAAATTCTCTCGAGCCATGTTTGGAAATGTGTGTGTAAAGCCCGCGGGTTGCCTGACGATCAGGGCACCAAGCTCGACATCCCGACTGATGGACGGGCCCGCTTTCAACCACATCTTCCACCTGGCTATTTCGGGAATGCTATCTTCACAACCGCAGTTATAGCTACTGCAGGCGAAATTCAACCAAAACCCACCTGGTACGCTGCAAGTAAAATCCATAATGCGCTAGTGAATATGAATAGTGATTATCTAAAATCAGCATTGGATTATCTGGAACAACACCTTGATCAAAAGCCCAAGGTTTCTTATAAATACACGAATCTTCGAATAATAAGTTGGGCTAGGCTCTTGATTCACGAGGCTGACTTCGGATGGGGCCGACCCATCTTCATGGGGCCTACTAGTATCCCATTAGGAAGCTGTTATTTTTTACCAAGCCCGATAAACGATGGGAGCTTATCGATCATCATTGGGCTAGAAGCTGAGCAAATGAAGCTTTTCAGCAAGTTGTTGTATGCAATCTGA